Genomic DNA from Candidatus Gastranaerophilales bacterium:
ATTTCTCTTTCTCATTTTTTCATCTGAAAGAAACCATAGAAAAAACGGGTAAAACCCTTGTTGAAAGTTTTGTAGCAAACTTATCCAACGAAGAAAAAATTGATGAGGACACTCTCGATGAAATGGAAGAAACGCTTATCAAAGCTGACTTAGGGGTTGAAACTTCCGCTTACATAATAGACAACCTGAGAGCGCAAAGGGATAAAATAACACAATCAAACTTAAGAGAATTTTTAAAAAATCAATTTATGGCAATTTTAAATCAGACCCCTTCGGACAAAATCCACCTCACACCCAATCAGCTTAACATATTTCTCGTAACAGGCGTAAATGGGGCGGGCAAAACAACCCTTATAGGCAAAATGGCATACAAATTCAAGCAGGAGGGCAAAAAAGTCCTTATTGCCGCAGGTGATACATTCAGAGCCGCAGCGGAAGAACAGCTTGATATTTGGTCAAAAAGAGCAGGTGCCGACATTATCAGAAATGACGGAGCTGACAGTGCCTCGGTTGTTTTTGATGCCATAAAACAAGCTAAAGAAAAAAACTACGACATACTTTTAATAGACACGGCAGGGCGTTTGCAAAATAAATTCAACCTGATGGAAGAACTTGGAAAAATCAAAAAGGTTATAGATAATCAGGCGCCTGAAAATCTCGCCGAAAGTATGCTTGTAATAGATGCTTCCACCGGTCAAAATGCGCTCAAACAGGCAGAAGTATTCTCACAAACCGTGGATTTAACCTCCGTGGGTTTGACAAAACTTGACGGAAGTTCAAAAGGCGCCATAGTTGTAGCCATAGCAAAAGAACTCAAAATTCCCGTCAAACTCGTCGGGGTCGGAGAAAAACTTGAAGATATAAGAGAATTTTCGTCGGCAAAATTCATAGAAGCTTTATTTTAATAATTATTCAGGAGTTATAAATGTTTGAATCACTATCCGAAAGACTGCAAAATATTATAAAGAACACCAGCCAATCCAAGCTGACAGATGAAAATATGCAAGAGGCTTTTCGTGAAATTCGCCGTGCGTTTCTTGAGGCTGACGTAAGCTTAAAAGTTGTTAAAGCTTTTATCTCAAATATAAGAGAAAAAGCGGAAGGGCAGGAAGTTTTAAAAAGTATTTCCCCGTCGCAGCAGCTCATCAAAATAGTAAACGATGAGCTTGTCGAGCTTTTAGGACATGAAAACAAACCTTTGATTTTTAGTGGACATCCAAGCCTTATAATGATGCTCGGACTGCAAGGTTCGGGTAAAACAACCTCAGCGGCAAAACTTGCTGTTAAATTAAGAAAAGACGGCAAAAAACCTCTTCTCGTAGCTTGTGACGTCTATAGACCTGCTGCGATTAAACAGCTTCAAACCTTGGGTAAACAAATAGGCGCAGAGGTTTTCACCATTGACGGCAATACAAATGTCAGTGAAATAGTAGCTCAATCCATTGAACACGCAAAAAATAATAATTTCGACACATTAATTATAGACACAGCCGGACGTTTGCAGATAGACACTCAAATGATGGCGGAGCTTTTGCTGATAGACAGAGCTTTTGAGCCTGCCGAAAAACTCCTTGTAATAGACGCTATGACAGGTCAAGAGGCCGTGAATGTGGCACAATCATTTAATGAGCAGCTTGAGGTTACAGGTATCGTATTATCAAAACTTGACGGCGATGCCAGAGGCGGTGCCGCACTGAGTGTTGTATATTCTACCCAAAAACCCATCAAATTCACAGGCACCGGCGAAAAACTAGATGCGCTTGATGTTTTCTACCCTGAGCGTATGGCTCAAAGAATTTTAGGTATGGGAGATATTGTATCTTTAGTGGAAAAAGCACAGGAAAACTTCGACATAGAGCAGGCAAAAGACCTTGAAAAGAAAATGCGTAAGAAAGAATTTACGCTGGAAGATTTTTTAGGTTTGCAAAAACAAATGAAAATGCTCGGTTCTATGGGACAAATTCTGAATATGCTGCCCATCCCCGGGATTGATAAAAATACAAAAGACCTGATTGCAAATCAGAGTGAAGCTCAAATGAAAAAAATCGAAGCCTGCATTAAAAGTATGACTTCAAAAGAGCGAAAAAAGCCCGAAATTATAAACATAAGCAGAAGAGAAAGAATAGCAAAAGGCTGCGGAATGGAAGTTGCTGACGTCACGGCTTTTCTAAAACAGTTTGAGCAAATGCGCCAAATGATGCAAAACATGTCAAAAATGACCCAAAATTTACGCAAAAATCCTCATATGGCCCGCAATATGATGCGCAATATGAAGAACTTCCGCAAAAAGTAGTCCAATTAGCGCTTTACAGTAAAGTAATAAAAATATTTGTCTAAACAACTATACTGAGTTAAATCTAAAAACATTTCACAAAAATGTTCTCTTAGCCTTGATAGCTCTTTGACTGCAGAGGGTTTTTGGGCTGTTTTAATAGTTAAATCTATTAATTCTAAAGCTCTTTCAAATGAACGCTGTGAAAGTTCTTCCCTGCCTTTTTCTTTCCATTTAAAGGTTCTACCAACCTCTGCCCCGATATTTGCCATTTGTTCAAAAAAACTCATTTCACGCCAACGGCCTTGTGCTAAATTTTCGTGTGAAATCATATCGAAATCCTAGCATTTACGATAGAAATTATTTTACTTCTTATAGCTTCATTTTCTACGCTTCTTGAGCGATTATTTTGAGAAGGTCTGATATTTATCATTGAATCAAATTCTATAAAATCGTCCTCATCCGGATACAGGTTAATACCCCATAAAGATGCTTGCGCGCTACCTTGTTGTAATAATTCGGCTTCTATATCCGCATGTAATTCAGCATCTATGGCTAAAATTCCTTTATCAACATCAACAACGCCCTTAACCATTTCTCCAAAAATATTTTTTGCAATACTTCGCAGTTCCTCTAAGGTCAATTTCTCCGTCAATATCAGCATATTATTACCCTATTGTGCCAAACTAAACTTCATATATTCTAACACAAAACCTACAATATGAAAAACTTCCGCAGAAAGTAGCAAAAATTTTTTTTCCCGGTATTTAATAACTTCGTTGATGTAGCTATTGAGGTTTCAATGCTTAACTCTGTAAGTTTTTTAAACGGTATTGCCCATACACCCGGTCAAAAAGTTTCAACATTCCCTAAACAAAGTGTTGGCTTAGATAGGGATGTTTTTCAAAAAACATCGAATATAGCGTTTAAAGGTTTACCAAGTCTGGAACCGCCCGTAAAAACAACCATTATTGCTAAAAGAACCGGCGAGCAGCTTGATGCGGTTATAAAATTTTGTGATGATGAAGGCAAAGATAAGTTAAAGCTCGTTGCAAATAAGCTTCTTATGGGTGAAGTTACTTTTATCAATATGCCAAAACATCCGTATTACGGTCTTTTTGAAAATAAAGACTACGTATCTAAGGGCTGTATATTTGTAACTTTAATAGACTCAAATTTCCGCAAAAAATACGCTCAGGTTGGAACAAGATTAATGCAGGAAATTGTAAGAAGAAGCCTGAAAGAAGGGCATGAAGGCAGGGTAATACTGCAGTCAACAAACGGTTCATCTCCGTTTTATCACAAATTAGGCTTCAAACCTTACTTGGACCCCGAAGGCAGATGCACAAAGGCGATAATTGATAAAATAAACAACCCCAAAAAGTATTCGTTTTTAGATAATGCCATTGTAGAAATGTATTTACCCGAAGAAAACGCAGCTAAATTATTAGCTAAATAACCAAGTCTTTACATATTTTTTATTTGCCCTCGTTGGAATTTTTAATTATTATTAGAAAGATATTGAAAAAAAGAGAACAAACATGCAAGAAAAAACAGCAGCAATAGTAGGATGCGGAATATGGGGAAGAAATCTGGTGCGTAATTTTTACGCTTTAGGCGCCCTTCATACAGTATGCGACCTAGATTTTGAAAATTTAAAAATAGTGAAGGAAAATTACGAAGGAGTTTGTTTAACATCAGACTTCGAAAGTTTACTTAACTCAAAAGAAATACAGGCTATTATAATTGCTACCCCGAGCCATACCCACTACCATCTTGTTAAAAAAGCGCTTCTTGCAGGAAAACACGTCTATGTGGAAAAACCAATTGCAACAAGCGCGAAGGAAGCGTTTGAACTTAATAAACTGGCACAAAAAAACGACCTGACTTTAATGGTAGGACACTTGCTGCTTTATCATCCTGCCGTAAACAGGCTTAGAGAAATTGTACAAAGCGGAGCTTTAGGCGAAGTTAGTTATGCACAAAGCGACCGTTTAAATGTAAATTACTTTAAAAACGACCGCAGCGTAATGTGGGATTTAGCTCCGCATGATTTGTCTATGATGTCCTACGTTGTGGGCAAAGACCCTATTAATGTAATTTCGGCAGTCGGCTGCTCTTCGGATAAAAACGATATTATGGATATAGTTCACCTTGGTATCAAATTTGAGGATGGCGTAACGGCACATATTTCAAACAGCTGGATTACGCCTGCGAAGCACGTTCGCCTTATGGTCAGGGGTACAAAGGCAACTGCGATTTTGGATGACACTCTTCAGGAAAACAAGTTGATAATATTTGACAACTTTGCACCGGGTCAACAAAATGTAGAATATCCCGATTATCTTGAAATTGAACCCTTAAAGCTTGAGTGTCAACATTTCTTATCCTGTATTAAAACAGGTCAAACGCCCAGAACAGACGGTGAAAACGGCTACAAGGTGGTGAAAATACTTGAGCAGGCTGACAAAATTATGTTGGGCGCAAAATTAAAAGAACTTGATAAAGTCAAATTTTCCTCTTCAAGAAGTAAAGCCAACGTTTAATTAATGTTAATAAAATACCTTAAAGTTTTATATTACGAATTTTTATCGAACTTTGTTATTCAAAAAGTCCGCTACAAGGTTACGGGCGAATGCAAAAAATGCGGCAAATGCTGCAATTATATGTATTCAAAAGATACTTATACAGAAAAAGAGTTTAAAATAATGCAATTTTTATATCCTGCATATAAAAGGTTTGAGGTCAGAGGTTGGGATGAAGACGGGAATATAATTATAGGCTGTAAACTGGTAAACAAAGACGGTACGTGCAGCGTCTATAACAAACGATTAAGAATGTGCAGGCGATATCCCGAAAAAATTATCTATTTCAGAGGCGAACTTCATGAAGGCTGCGGGTATAAAATAGAACCCGAAAAGAGTTTTGAGGATTACCTTAATTAATAATAATTTTGGAAATAAAGATTTTTGTCGTATAATTTTTTTAAGCCAATGGAGAGATGTCCGAGTGGTTGAAGGTGCAGACCTGGAACGTCTGTGTATCGCAAGGTACCGAGGGTTCGAATCCCTCTCTCTCCGGTTTTAAGTCCACCATTCAGAGAATGGTGGCTTTTTTGTTTGCTATAATGCCAGACGGGTGGGGCTTATGACTGCTTTTTCAGAAAAGAGAATTTTTTAAGCACAATTTTTTAAGAATTTTAGAGCAATTTTTTGCAAAATTCTCTTTTGGAAATTTTCGTGGTGCCCAACATTCAAATCTGGCATTTCTATATTACCCAAAATACCATTGCAAATTGGCACGGCAATTTATGTCATATAAAATGTTAAATAATTTTGATAGTA
This window encodes:
- the ftsY gene encoding signal recognition particle-docking protein FtsY, which gives rise to MFNFFRKKEKPVKEAEQLGSLEAENTNEKEAEQLGSSEAENTNEKEAEQLGGLEAENTNEKEAKQLGGSEAENAVEEIIEETKEEPQKNDFSFSFFHLKETIEKTGKTLVESFVANLSNEEKIDEDTLDEMEETLIKADLGVETSAYIIDNLRAQRDKITQSNLREFLKNQFMAILNQTPSDKIHLTPNQLNIFLVTGVNGAGKTTLIGKMAYKFKQEGKKVLIAAGDTFRAAAEEQLDIWSKRAGADIIRNDGADSASVVFDAIKQAKEKNYDILLIDTAGRLQNKFNLMEELGKIKKVIDNQAPENLAESMLVIDASTGQNALKQAEVFSQTVDLTSVGLTKLDGSSKGAIVVAIAKELKIPVKLVGVGEKLEDIREFSSAKFIEALF
- the ffh gene encoding signal recognition particle protein, with the protein product MFESLSERLQNIIKNTSQSKLTDENMQEAFREIRRAFLEADVSLKVVKAFISNIREKAEGQEVLKSISPSQQLIKIVNDELVELLGHENKPLIFSGHPSLIMMLGLQGSGKTTSAAKLAVKLRKDGKKPLLVACDVYRPAAIKQLQTLGKQIGAEVFTIDGNTNVSEIVAQSIEHAKNNNFDTLIIDTAGRLQIDTQMMAELLLIDRAFEPAEKLLVIDAMTGQEAVNVAQSFNEQLEVTGIVLSKLDGDARGGAALSVVYSTQKPIKFTGTGEKLDALDVFYPERMAQRILGMGDIVSLVEKAQENFDIEQAKDLEKKMRKKEFTLEDFLGLQKQMKMLGSMGQILNMLPIPGIDKNTKDLIANQSEAQMKKIEACIKSMTSKERKKPEIINISRRERIAKGCGMEVADVTAFLKQFEQMRQMMQNMSKMTQNLRKNPHMARNMMRNMKNFRKK
- a CDS encoding DUF5674 family protein, translating into MLILTEKLTLEELRSIAKNIFGEMVKGVVDVDKGILAIDAELHADIEAELLQQGSAQASLWGINLYPDEDDFIEFDSMINIRPSQNNRSRSVENEAIRSKIISIVNARISI
- a CDS encoding GNAT family N-acetyltransferase, translating into MLNSVSFLNGIAHTPGQKVSTFPKQSVGLDRDVFQKTSNIAFKGLPSLEPPVKTTIIAKRTGEQLDAVIKFCDDEGKDKLKLVANKLLMGEVTFINMPKHPYYGLFENKDYVSKGCIFVTLIDSNFRKKYAQVGTRLMQEIVRRSLKEGHEGRVILQSTNGSSPFYHKLGFKPYLDPEGRCTKAIIDKINNPKKYSFLDNAIVEMYLPEENAAKLLAK
- a CDS encoding Gfo/Idh/MocA family oxidoreductase codes for the protein MQEKTAAIVGCGIWGRNLVRNFYALGALHTVCDLDFENLKIVKENYEGVCLTSDFESLLNSKEIQAIIIATPSHTHYHLVKKALLAGKHVYVEKPIATSAKEAFELNKLAQKNDLTLMVGHLLLYHPAVNRLREIVQSGALGEVSYAQSDRLNVNYFKNDRSVMWDLAPHDLSMMSYVVGKDPINVISAVGCSSDKNDIMDIVHLGIKFEDGVTAHISNSWITPAKHVRLMVRGTKATAILDDTLQENKLIIFDNFAPGQQNVEYPDYLEIEPLKLECQHFLSCIKTGQTPRTDGENGYKVVKILEQADKIMLGAKLKELDKVKFSSSRSKANV
- a CDS encoding YkgJ family cysteine cluster protein, with the translated sequence MLIKYLKVLYYEFLSNFVIQKVRYKVTGECKKCGKCCNYMYSKDTYTEKEFKIMQFLYPAYKRFEVRGWDEDGNIIIGCKLVNKDGTCSVYNKRLRMCRRYPEKIIYFRGELHEGCGYKIEPEKSFEDYLN